In the genome of Cryptomeria japonica chromosome 8, Sugi_1.0, whole genome shotgun sequence, one region contains:
- the LOC131043685 gene encoding UDP-glycosyltransferase 72B3, translated as MEMQSNSRKPHVAIFPCVGVGHFVPTVQLAKRLCVNHGFSATVITSNWMRTAKQVTYAGYLTSSGLDIRFTEIPDLDVHDEQDEHMKIETRISNYMEKAAPHVGDILHSLLNSSSPISAFVTDFFCSATFDVAARLSIPTYVFFTCSARMLSVMLHCPKLASEHAVCFKDEEECRIDVPGVPPFYARDLPEPMKDRSNQGFHWFLHHCSRLPEATGILINTFEDLEKEALEALKEGKVLGSSPTPSIYSIGPVISEAHETHECLEWLDQQPPSSVVYVSFGSGGFLSKEQTAEVAHGLERSGHRFLWVVRGENKFITFNPNQVTNVSELLPEGFVSRTKDRGVVVPNWAPQIAILSHPSIGGFLSHSGWNSTLEGISYGVPMICWPLFAEQKLNRFMLVNHDKVGIDVKMERDGFVPRAEVERVVRELMEGEEGIKARENMRVLKEKAKLALMEGGSSYKSMAMAAGRFVHK; from the coding sequence ATGGAAATGCAAAGTAACAGCAGAAAACCTCATGTTGCTATTTTCCCGTGTGTAGGAGTCGGCCATTTCGTCCCTACAGTGCAACTCGCAAAACGGCTTTGTGTTAACCACGGCTTTTCTGCAACGGTAATAACGAGCAACTGGATGCGCACAGCCAAGCAAGTCACCTACGCCGGCTATCTGACATCTTCCGGCCTTGACATCCGCTTTACAGAGATTCCCGATCTGGACGTTCACGACGAGCAGGACGAGCATATGAAGATCGAAACTCGCATATCAAACTACATGGAGAAAGCAGCACCACACGTTGGGGATATTCTCCACTCCTTGCTCAACTCCTCTTCGCCCATCTCTGCCTTTGTTACAGATTTCTTTTGCAGTGCGACTTTTGATGTGGCAGCCAGGCTAAGCATACCCACTTACGTATTCTTCACATGCAGTGCGCGTATGCTTTCTGTTATGTTACACTGTCCCAAATTGGCTTCGGAGCACGCCGTGTGCTTTAAAGACGAGGAGGAGTGTAGGATCGACGTACCAGGGGTTCCGCCATTTTATGCTAGGGATCTGCCTGAGCCAATGAAAGACAGATCCAATCAGGGGTTTCACTGGTTTCTCCACCATTGCTCTCGCCTTCCAGAGGCTACTGGGATTCTGATAAATACTTTCGAGGACCTGGAAAAGGAAGCTTTAGAAGCCCTCAAAGAAGGTAAGGTTCTCGGCTCTTCTCCAACGCCATCAATATATTCAATTGGTCCCGTCATATCGGAGGCTCACGAGACACATGAGTGCCTGGAGTGGTTAGATCAACAACCTCCCTCCAGCGTTGTGTATGTTTCCTTTGGAAGCGGAGGTTTTCTGTCGAAGGAGCAGACTGCCGAAGTAGCGCATGGACTGGAAAGAAGCGGTCATCGGTTTCTGTGGGTGGTGCGCGGAGAGAATAAGTTCATAACCTTCAATCCCAACCAGGTTACGAACGTTTCAGAGCTTTTACCCGAGGGTTTCGTGAGTCGAACCAAAGACAGAGGAGTTGTGGTTCCCAATTGGGCTCCTCAAATTGCGATTCTCTCTCATCCGTCCATTGGAGGATTCCTTTCTCACTCCGGTTGGAACTCCACACTAGAAGGCATTTCTTATGGGGTTCCCATGATCTGCTGGCCTCTGTTTGCTGAACAAAAGTTGAACAGGTTTATGCTGGTTAACCACGACAAGGTAGGAATAGATGTGAAGATGGAGAGAGATGGGTTTGTACCGAGAGCGGAAGTGGAGAGAGTAGTGAGGGAACTTATGGAAGGAGAGGAGGGGATTAAAGCAAGGGAGAATATGCGTGTATTGAAGGAAAAGGCAAAGCTTGCGTTGATGGAAGGAGGGAGTTCGTACAAGTCCATGGCCATGGCCGCTGGTCGTTTCGTGCACAAGTAA